A window of the Lolium perenne isolate Kyuss_39 chromosome 7, Kyuss_2.0, whole genome shotgun sequence genome harbors these coding sequences:
- the LOC127313424 gene encoding uncharacterized protein has product MTKARKGAEEKAARLEEGHKECDQLILQTDTLALRLFPDSQRYAVKKVDAQRKDKGQADLTVPWTPKDHLVALNARVSHMRCIDRNLSDIPDVATQLYRTLWPGEEVPDTFSLINDRLKGAGRRIREWQCSAARAGADSALRVACSWYPELNLDALTGVREGAETDLDPILSAKRQDRAYRIAEYADMRTFIPPPPGVTDYLDEEEGEAEEEVLGDAGAGDAPPEAPAA; this is encoded by the exons atgaccaaggcccggaagggtgccgaggagaaggccgcgcggctggaggaggggcacaaggagtgcgatcagctgatcctgcagaccgacacacttgccctcc gcctctttccggactcgcagaggtatgccgtcaagaaggtcgacgcgcagcgcaaggacaaaggccaagcggatcttaccgtgccatggacgcccaaggaccatctggtcgcgcttaacgcgcgggtgtcccatatgcgctgcatagaccgcaatctttcggacatccctgatgtagctacccagctatacaggactttatggcctggcgaggaggtgccggacaccttctccctcatcaacgaccgcctgaaaggtgccggcaggaggatccgcgagtggcagtgctctgctgcccgcgctggagcggactccgccctccgcgtcgcctgctcctggtacccggagctcaatctggacgcccttaccggcgtgcgcgaaggcgcagaaacggatctggacccgatcctctccgccaagcggcaggatcgcgcgtaccgcatcgcggagtatgccgacatgcgcaccttcatccctccccctcctggcgtcacggattatctcgacgaggaggagggtgaagccgaagaagaggtcctgggcgatgctggtgccggcgatgctcctccggaagcccctgctgcatga